The following DNA comes from Bacteroidales bacterium.
ACAAATTCCTTTTTGTTGAGTTTCACTCCACCGTCCTTACCAATTAAAATGTAGCGGAATTCCTGCTCTCCTATATTATAACGGTTTCTTAGCTTGTCAGCAGATGGTGCAGGATTGTCAGATTTTTCAATAAATCTTACTTCGTCCCGGTCAATATGAAAAATAAGCAAGTCCCGGTCAGTGATCCCTTCAGTATCTTTTTCCAGTTCTGTAATTTGCTTTTCAACCGCCGATTCTGATATGGACCCGAAAAGCAGGATCAATCTGTTTTCCCATTGGTATTGTTCAAGCATATCATTTTGTCCGTTAGCGAGTTGGGCTGTTAAAATCAACCCCAAAATCAATAATGTTCTCATCGTTTTAATGTGTAAACAATCAGTTTAATAAATTGTTCATTTGATATAATCATAATTAAGCGATTTTAACTCAATGAAACCTGAACATTTATACGATCAGATTGTTTAGAATCTTATGAAAACATTCTTAATAATTGGTGCTTCCTCTGGAATAGGAAAAAAGCTGGCACATTTGGGGATTGATGCCGGGCATGAGATATTTGGCACATATTACAAGAACCCTGAAGCAGAAGCATCTTCCGGAATAGATTACCACTATCTAAATGTATTGGATGAAGAACCGGATTTTGATTATCTGCCCGATAATCTGGATGGTTTAGTCTATTGCCCGGGAAGCCTCAATTTAAAGCCATTTCACCGGCTAAAACCCGGACAGTTCACTGAAGACTTCAACTTACAGGTAGTTGGTGCCATTAAAGCAATACAGGCTCTGCTGCCACGATTAAAGAACGGATACGGAGGTTCTGTCGTATTGTTCTCAACCGTTGCGGTCCAAATGGGTTTTAATTTCCATACACAGATTGCAGCATCCAAAGGGGCCATCGAAGGCCTGACCAGGTCTTTGGCAGCAGAACTGGCACCGAAGATAAGGGTAAACTGCATTGCCCCTTCCCTGACCAATACACCCCTCGCATCCCGATTGCTGGGCAATGACGAAAAAATTGAAGCCAATGCAAATCGGCATCCGTTAAAGCGTATTGGTGAGGCCGATGACATTGCAGCCGCAGCAGAATTTTTGCTCTCTGGCAAATCAAGCTGGATAACCGGCCAGGTTCTCCATGTGGATGGCGGCATGTCCTCTTTAAAAGTCTGATCTATGAAAATCCTGCTTACCGGCGTGACGGGTTTCATTGGGAAACGGTTGCTGGAGGAGGCAGGTTTTGAGGTCATAGGTAAAGAGCGGCTCAGAATGTTCGGCATACCTTTGGAGATTGTCAAAGCCACACCCTATAAATATAATGAACCATGAAAAAATTGATCATTTTATTTGTAATACTGTCTTTCATAATGGAAGCAAATGCCCAGGATAACAATCAGATGTTCATGTTCTCCTATTTCACCGGCAATGGTGAAGACGGGCTTCATATGGCATACAGCCATGACGGCTATCAGTGGAAAGCCTTGAATGAGGGAGAATCATTGCTCACTCCCCGTGTTGGAAATGATAAGCTCATGCGTGATCCCTGTATCATAAAAGGCCCGAATGGTAAATTCCATATGGTATGGACCGTGAGTTGGGAAGAAAAAGGCATAGGTTATGCCTGGTCAGAAGACCTGATCCATTGGTCGGAACAGAAATACATACAAGTACAGGAAAGGTGAGATGGGGGCCGTTCGTTCCGAAAATCTGAAAGAATGGAGCGATCTCTCAGAGAAGGTTCATTTTCCGGAAGGAACCCGGCACGGCACAGTTTTTAAAATTTCACAGAAATTGTTTGATGAATTAAAAAACAGCACGGAAAAGCAATAATACCTGAAAAAGTTGGATCCAATTCAGACAATTTCCTGTCTTTGACAAAGGAATGTATAAACAGCATCTGACTATACGGAAAAAATTCATTAATCTATGAAAAAGGTTATTAAAGTTATCTTATTGATATCTATTCTATTCGCAACAAAAGGATACATTTTTGCATCAGATCCGCCGGGCCTTATGCCGGTTAACCGGGATGGATTTGAAACGGGAGACTGGAGGAATTTTCGACCCCATTATGTTGGAGATTCAGAAGATTTTATACGGCCAAATTTTGTTATAAACGATACCGATCCGATAAACGGCCAGTTTTCACTTCGGTGGAAGTCAGGAGACAAAGACCATAAGTGGCTGATGCTGAGCAACGCTTTCTACCTGAAAAAACCTGTAAATATATCTGTGGATTTCCGCGTTAAAGGAGAAACGGATAACTTTGCAGCAGGTCTCGTTATGATGGAGTCATTAAATAGCTATGCCGGGGTTAAGGTAACCGGGCAAGGAGCAGCCATTCACAAAGAAGGCGATGCAACAATTGGAAAGCCGATTAAAGAGATGGCTGTCAAGGCTGGTAATGTATATAGATTATCGGTTAGTATGGCAGACGATTACTCAATGGTTACCGAGGTTACTGAAAAGAATTCAGGAAAAGTAGTTTCGCGCATCAAAACATCAACTTATATTGACCCTGAGGCGCTGTCCATGTATATAGAAACGGGTGAAGACGCGAACACTACGATCGATTTTGATGACCTGGAAGTCAACGCAGATGATTATCGGATACCCTCCGGAACTTATGTACGTTCACCTCAATTCGTTATGTTGCCAAGATTGCCTGATGTAAAACAGGATCAGGGCAACTGGGTCGGAGGACAATCCACTATAGTAAACGACGGCGAATATCTAATGTGGTACAGGATCCGTGATAACCAGGAGAGAGGCCGGGGCTATGGGTTTGCCAGAAGCAGTGATGGTCTGAACTGGGATAAATATGAAAAAGGCCCCCTGTTTACTCATGACCCTGATTTCTCCAGCAATGAAAAAATATCCGTCCGTAAAGTTGACGGATTATACAGAGCGTGGTATACAGTGAACGCACCGGACAGCTGGTACACTGCTTATGCTACCAGTGAAGATGGTATTAATTGGGAGAAGCACGGTCTTGTAATTAATGAAACCTATTGCAAGGATCCGGTGGTAATCTACCTGGATGGCACATATTACCTTTACTCGATCAAAGACAATGATAAAATCGGGGTTTATACCTCTCCCGACGGTGTAGATTTCACGCACAGGAATACCATTGATGTGGGTATTCATCGTCATGTAGCTGCATTCTACGAGAAAAAAAGCGGATTATTCCATCTTTATTCAACCGGCGGACATAATGGAGTCAGTCATGCGGTCTCTTCCAACGGAATAGATTTCGGGCTGTTCAAGAATGTTTGGAATCCCCCTGCAGTGGGACTTGATGACTGGGACAGGGCAGGAATCACATATCTTTCATTCCCTGCCAATCAGTACGGACACCTTGAAGATGCCGAATCTTTACCTGTGTACTACCAGGCGAGGAATACGTGGGACAATAACATTCCGGGATGGCATTACCATGGAGGCGAAAGGATTGTGCTTGGCGGAAAGTTTGAAGGCATCTACAAGGGTGTGCCTACCATTGTTCAACCCGATGGAAAATATCATTATGAAAGCTTCCCCTTCAGGGTACCTAAGGCGGAGGGACTTACATTTGCTGCCAGCAGACCTGTTAAGGTTGTTGTTGATCGCTGGAACATGAAAGGTGATACCACAGTTTCCGGGCATCTGGAGACGCTTTCTGAACTACCGGGCAGAACCATGGTTCAGGTTAAAATGGAGAACCTTGTTCCCGGTATCAGATATAAGCTCCTTATTAATGGTAATAATACCACTGAGGCCGTTGCTGATAAATACGGGAAACTGCTGTTTAATGTCACAGTTGAAAGAAAAGAGGAAGGGGAATTTGTTATACTACGTGAATAGATTTTTGTGCGGGTTTCACTATAATCAAATTACCTCGCTGTATTAAGCATCTATATAAATTGTCTTATCTTCTCCA
Coding sequences within:
- a CDS encoding DUF4174 domain-containing protein; translation: MRTLLILGLILTAQLANGQNDMLEQYQWENRLILLFGSISESAVEKQITELEKDTEGITDRDLLIFHIDRDEVRFIEKSDNPAPSADKLRNRYNIGEQEFRYILIGKDGGVKLNKKEFVPNKDLFSVIDAMPMRQREMRNRK
- a CDS encoding SDR family oxidoreductase, whose protein sequence is MKTFLIIGASSGIGKKLAHLGIDAGHEIFGTYYKNPEAEASSGIDYHYLNVLDEEPDFDYLPDNLDGLVYCPGSLNLKPFHRLKPGQFTEDFNLQVVGAIKAIQALLPRLKNGYGGSVVLFSTVAVQMGFNFHTQIAASKGAIEGLTRSLAAELAPKIRVNCIAPSLTNTPLASRLLGNDEKIEANANRHPLKRIGEADDIAAAAEFLLSGKSSWITGQVLHVDGGMSSLKV